The Anaerobranca gottschalkii DSM 13577 genome includes the window AGAAAAGTAGTAGAGGGAGAACCTATATTAGCTATACACGAAGGAAAGTTGTTAGAGCAAAACCTTAATAAAGCAAGATATAGTGTAGATGAATTAAATGAATTACTAAGGAAAAAAGATTGTTTTAATATAAATGATGTTCAATATGGTATATTAGAGATAAATGGAGATCTTTCTATAATAAAAAAACCTGAGAAAGATAATGTTAAAATCGAGGATTTAGCCATCACTAAACCTAAGGGAGATGGTATAGCTACTGAGTTAATCATTGGTGGCCAAATTATCTATGAAAACTTGCAAAAGAAAAACCTAAAAGGAAAAGATTTGTTGAAAATATTAAAAAACTATAATGTTAAGGAAGTTAGTGAAGTTA containing:
- a CDS encoding DUF421 domain-containing protein, which gives rise to MEFLEVIIQTVLAFFTILFVTRLLGRQQISQLTLYEYINGITFGSIAANLATDLNQKTYQHLVGLVLFGALTGLVSYISLKNRPFRKVVEGEPILAIHEGKLLEQNLNKARYSVDELNELLRKKDCFNINDVQYGILEINGDLSIIKKPEKDNVKIEDLAITKPKGDGIATELIIGGQIIYENLQKKNLKGKDLLKILKNYNVKEVSEVMYCTIDTNGNFYVDTYHDNLQEKVDFSEDNENV